GAGCATGGAGTTGAGCAGCCGTCCCAGGATGCCGACGAACAGCAGCGGCGGCAGCGCCAGCAGCACGGTGGAAGCGTTCACCACGCCCCACGGCACTTCCTGGCCCATCGAGGTAAACGCCGACGCCACCACGGGCAGGGTCATGCTTTTCGACGAGGTGAGCGCCAGCGCGATCATCAGTTCATTCCAGACCAGCACGAAGCTGAAGACGATGCCGCCCATCAGGGTCTTCGAGGCCACCGGCAGGGCCACGTGCCAGAACACCTGGTAAGGACCGTAGCCGTCGAGCGCGGCCGCTTCCTCGATCTCCTTCGGAATGCGGGCAAAGGCGGGAATCGACAGCCAGATGATGGTCGACAGGGTCACCAGCAGATACGTCACCACCATCGACAGGCGCGAGTCGTACAGCCCCAGGTCGATCCAGATCGAGATCAGCGGGATGGCGACGGCCACGGGCGGCAAAAAGCGCAGGGACAGCAGGAAGAACTGGATATCCTTCTTCGCCGGAATCGGATAGCGGGCGATCGCATACGCGGCCGGCACACCGAGCACGGCGCCCAACAGCACGGCCACGCCGACGATGGCCACGCTGTTGCCCAGTCCCGTGAGTACCTCGGGGCTGGCCAGCACCTGCTGGTAGTTGGCCAGGGTCGGGCTGAAGAAAAAGCGCGGCACGGGCGTGACGATGTCCATCAGCTCCTTGAAGGAATTGAGCACGGCCCACAGGATGGGAAACAGCGCCACCAGGATAATCACGGTGGTGATGGCGGTGGTGGTGACGGCGCCAACGCCGCGCGTCAAAGTCAGTTTTCCCATTTGGCGACCCGCTTCCAGAGTAGAGTGAAGATGACAGTCGTGGCCAGCATCATCAGCACGGCCATGCTGGACGCGTACGACACCTTGCCCATCAGGCCGATGCCTTGCGCGTAAGCGTACATGTCCAGCGTTTCGGTGGAGATGCCGGGGCCGCCCTTGGTCATCACGTAGATCAGGTCGAACGAGCGCAGCGACTCGACCATCTTGATGAACACGAGGCTCATGATCGGCACCTTCAGCATCGGCAGCGCGATGTAGGCATACACCTGGAGCGTGCTGGCGTAATCGAGGCGCGCCGCTTCCAGCGGTTCGGCGGGCAGGGTTTCCAGCAGCTTCAGGATGACGGCGCCAAAAAACAGGCCCCACTGCCAGATATCGACCAGCGCCACCGCATACAAGGCCGTGGCAGGGTCGGACAGCAAGGCCGTGCCGCCCATGCCCACGCATTCGAGCAGCCAGTTGAGGATGCCCATCAGCGGCGAATACATGAACTTCCAGATGAAGGCGGCCGACACGCGCGGCAGCAGCACGGGCACGATCAGCAGCAGCGCGAGAAGATCGCGCGTGCGTCCCTTGACTTTCTCGAACAGGAACACGGCCAGCAGCACGCCGACGAGCAGCGAGCCGGCCACGGTGACCACTTCCCAGATGGCCGATACCTGCACGGCATTGAGGAAGCGGCGGTCGCCGAACAGGCGGATGAAATTGGCGAAGCCGACGTAGTCGCTGTCGCTGTAGCGCAGCACGCGGTTTTGCAGGGCCAGGTTGATGGCGGCGATGCTGGGCACCAGGCCCAGTACCAGCAGGACCAGCAGCGGCAGCGTCAGGAACACGGCCGGCAGCCAGGTGTGGCGTTTCTTGCGGATGGTATGCGGCATGGTCATGGCTTTCAAACGAGAACGGACAAGCGCTGGCGTTACCCCAAAAGCAAGAGCTGGGGTCAGACCCGTCGGGTCTGACCCCTGGTTTTAGCTGGTGGAGTCGTTGGCGATATGGGCTTATTTACGCTTGCTGGCCCGTTGCATTACCTCCGCCGCGTACTCGTTGGCCTCATCGAGCGCGCTCTGCACGTCGCCGCGCGTGCCCGTAAACACCTCTTCCAGCACGACGCCCAGGTTGTCGCCAATGTCCGGCCACTCGGGGCTGGGCCAGATGGTGACGCGCGAGACGGGCGTGGTGTCCGTCAGGCCGGCCTGGATCTGCGGCTTGACGTGCTTGCGGAAGTACTCGCTGGCGATGGTGCTGCTGCGGTTGTAGTCGCTGAAGACGTTGTCCTTCAGGCGCGCCTGTTCCTGCTCCTTGCCCGTGGCCCAGGCGATGAACTTGCCGGCCGCCTGGCGCGTGCATTCATCCTTCGCGCCCGTGGCGGAGATGGCCAGGCCGTGGCCATACGCGGCCGATGGCAGCGGCGATGGCGGGCGCGCATAGCCCACCTTGTCGACCACCGAGGATTTCTTCGGGTCTTCCATCCAGTCGGCGAACGGCGTCGATTCGATCATGAACGCCACCTTGCCCGACCTGAATGCTTCGAGCGCGTTGCTCCAGTCGTAGGTGGCGCCGCCCGGCGGCGAATACTTGAACAGTTCGCGGTACAGGGTGGTGGCCTTCACGGCCTGCGGCGAATTGAAGGCCGGCACGCCATTGTTTTCCCACTTGCCGCCGGCGGCCAGCATGAACGGCGCCCAGCGCCACACATTCATGCCCGAGCCGCGCTGGCCGCGCGCCGCCCAGCCGTACACGTTCGGCGGGTTGTTGAGTTTTTTCACGGCGGCGACCAGTTCGTCGAGCGTCTTCGGGACGGCGATGCCGGCCTTTTCCAGCAGGTCGCGGCGGTAGAACAGGAAGTCGCTGCCGCCGATCAGGGGCGCGAAATACGCCACGCCCTTGTACGAGGCGACGGCGCGGCGGCCCGGCAGGAAGTCGTCGTAGTCGGCGTCCTTGGGCAGGTATTTGAGCAGGGGAACGACCCAGCCGGCCGTGGCGAATTCGGCCACGTTGGCTTCGTCGATGTAATAGATCTGGTAGGAGCCGGCCTTGGTGGAAGCGTCGAGCCTAGCCTTGGAGCGGCGATCGTTTTCGCCGAAATAGCTGATCTGCACCTTGGTGCCGTTTTTCTTTTCATACTCGGCCAGGGTCTTTTCCATCACAGTCAGGCCCAGGCTTTTTTGCGCCAGCACCTTGAGGACGGGCACCGAGCAGCTTTGCGCAGATGCCGCCGGCATCGATGCACAGGCGGCGGACATGACGCCGCCCCATGCAATAGCAGTAACGATTTTCATCACGAGTCTCCAGTTTTTATAGTCCGGCGGTTTTCCACCGGTATGCCAACTATAAAAACAAAGACCGCGCGCCACCACTACAAAAGACGCGGCTTTCTAAATACTTTTTTTCACTTTTCCGATACGGATTTGCCGCGTCAATCCAAACGAAAATCACGGCGGTAGACATTCGTATCCTTGCCGTCCGGCTGGCGGCGCGTAAAGCGCTCGAAGCGCAGCCCCAGCTTGTTGAGCAGATTGATCGACGCCTGGTTCTGCAGCGACGTGATGCCGTACAGGGTGGGCAGGCGCAGCACGTGCTGCGCCTGCCGCACGATGGCCGCCGTCGCCTCCCAGGCATAGCCCTGGCCCCAGTAGGCGGGACGCATGGCGTAGCCGATATCGGGGCCGGGCAGGCTGTCGCGGCGCACCAGACCGGCCATGCCCACGGGCGCGCCATCGCTGCGGCGCTCGACGATGTACAGCGAATAGCCATGCTCGCGGAACTGCGCCATCGGTCCCGACTCCAGCGCGGCGCGGGACGCTTCCAGCGTGTCGATGTTGCGCTGGCCGATGTTGGCGATCCACGACGGGTCGTTGACCAGCTCCATGTAGAAGGCCGCATCGTCCAGGGTGGCGGTGCGCAGGCGCAGACGGGGCGTCTCGATGACGATAATCGGCTCTGTCATGGCGCCGCTCATGCCGGCCACTGCATCGGGTCGGTCAGCAGCTGGTACATCACGTAGGCGTCGACATAGCCCAGCTGCGCGTGGCGGTAGGCCAGCGGCAAGGTGGCGACCACCGTGAAACCCAGCTTTTTCCACAGGGTGACGGCGGCCAGGTTGGTGCTGACGACGAAGTTGAACTGCATCGCCAGGTAGCCCGCGCGGCGCGCTTCTTCCATGCAGTGCACGCCCATCAGGCGGCCCACGCCCACGCCTTGCGCGGCGGGATCGACCATGAACGAGGCATTGGCCACGTGCGATCCATGGCCCGGCTGGTTCGCCACCAGCTTGTACATGCCCAGCAGGCGCTCGCTGCCCATCACGGCGACGAAGCTTTGCACGCCGGGACCGAACCAGTAGGCGTGGCACTCTTCGCGCGTGGTCCCGGCGGGGAAGGTATAGGTGTCGCCGCCGGCGACCAGGGTCTGGAAGATCGGCCACATGGCGTCGAAATCGGCTTCATTGGCCGGGCGGATATCAATTTCTTTCAAGGCGGTGCTCCCGATAACAAGTGATGGCCGATTGTATCAGCGCCCCAGGCGGAAGTTCACACTCTCGGGCCGCCCCGGCAGGTGCAGGCGCGATTGCGCGCGCGGCGCCTCGCTGACGACTTTCCCGCGGCGCAGCACCAGGCGCCGCGCGGCGCGCAGGCGCAGCGCTTCCACCGTGGAGCCGCAATCGAGGATCAGCAAGTCCGCATGGCAGCCGGGCGCGATGCCGTAGCCGTCCAGGCCCAGGATGGCGGCCGGCGTCTCGGTGACTGCCAGGAAGCACTCGTGCATCGCCTGCTGGCCCGTCATCTGCGCCACGTGCAGTCCCATGTGCGCCACTTCCAGCATGTCGCCGGAACCGAGGCTGTACCACGGATCCATCACGCAGTCGTGGCCGAAGGCGACGGGAATGCCGGCGGCCAGCATCTCGGGCACGCGCGTCATGCCGCGCCGCTTCGGATACGTATCGTGGCGCGCCTGCAGGGTGATGTTGATGAGGGGGTTGGCGATGGCCGCCACGCCCGCCTCGCGGATCAGGGGCAGCAGTTTGCTCACATAATAATTGTCCATCGAATGCATCGACGTCAGGTGCGAGCCCGTCACCCTGCCCTGCAGCCCCAAGCGCTGGCTGTGGAAGGCCAGAGTTTCGATGTGGCGCGACAGCGGGTCGTCCGATTCGTCGCAATGCATGTCGACCATCAAGCCACGCTCGCAAGCGAATTCGCACAGCAGGCGCACGGATTCCGCGCCGTCGGCCATGGTGCGCTCGAAATGCGGGATGCCGCCCACCACGTCGACGCCCATGGCGATCGCGCGTTTTAGATTATCGAAGGCGCCGGGACTGCGCAGGATACCGTCCTGCGGAAAGGCCACCAGCTGCAAATCGAGATACGGCGCCACCTGCCGCTTGACGTCGAGCAGCGCTTCGACGGCCAGCAGGCGCGGGTCGCAGATATCCACGTGCGAGCGGATCGCCAGCAGGCCGCGCGCCACGGCCCAGTCGCAATACTGCAGGGCGCGTTCGACCAGCGCGTCCTGCGTCAGTTGCGGTTTCAGCTCGCCCCACAGGGCGATGCCTTCGAGCAGGGTGCCGGAGGCGTTGACGCGCGGCAGGCCATAGCTGAGCGTGGCGTCCATGTGGAAATGGGCGTCGACGAAGGGCGGCGTGACGAGGTCGCCGGCGGCGTCGATCTCTTGCACGCCCGTCACGGGCAAGGCGGGGCCGACGGCGGCGATGCGGCCGCCCTCAATGGCGATATCGATGGCGCGGCGCCCGTCGGGCAGGCTGGCATTGCGGATGACTAGGTCCATGCGGACACTCCTTCGGTTGACGTCTGTGTCTGGCGCTTCCAGTTAATTATCATTTTATATATTTCCCGTGGATGTTGCAGTGCAAGAAACCAGCCACTGGCAAAAGCGTAGCCATAGATTCCTTGGCAACGCTTTGCGCGCGCGCAAACTTCCCGCAAATGCCGCCAGGCGCATGAATTGCGCAAAACATACGGCGCACGCCCTTGAGAAAATAACTTTCAACTAACTCGAATCACCGCTAGAATATTCATATTGCGTTGCATCATAAAAAGTCTATGATCAGCTATTCAGCACGCTACCCACTTTACAAAACGCGGCCAACTCTGGTTTTCGGGATTTTGCAGAGCGTTTTGCCAGCATTTTAATCCGTACAAAGGAGTAAATATGTTTCCGCTTCCTGAACAATTTTCCAGCGCCGCCAAGTCGCAACTGGAAAGCCAGCTGCAAATCTTCAGCCTTCTGACCAGCAAAGTCTTTGAAAGCGCCGAAAAAATCATCGCCCTGAACCTGAACGCCGGCAAGGCCGCCATCTCGCAGACGGCGGAAACGGCGCAGCACCTGCTCGTTACGCAGGACCCGCGCGACTTCTTCAGCTACAGCACCAGCCAGGCGCAGCCAAGCATCGAGAGCGTGCTGGCCTACAGCCGCCAGCTGTTCGGCATCGCCTCGGGCACGCAGGCGGAATTGCTGGCCACAGCCAAGGCCCGCCTCGATGCGGCCGCGCCAGCCGCAGCAACGGCCCCGGCTCCTGCCGCAGCCAAACCTGTCCTGGCCGTCGCGGCGCCCGCGCCCGCTGCCGCGCCTGCCGCTGCGCCTGCACCAGCACCGGCCGCGGCGCCTTCCCCCGTTGCCGCCAAGCCTGCTGAAGTAGCCAAACCTGCCGCCGCCCCGGCAGCCAAACCGGAAGCAGCGCCTGCCAAGGCGGCCGAGAAGGTCGCCGACAAGCCTGCCGCCAAAGCGGTGGAAGCCAAGCCGGCGGCCAAACCGGCAGCCAAGCCTGAAGCAGCCAAGCACGCAGCGGCACCCGCCGCCGCACCAGCGAAAGCCGCCGCGCCAGCCCCCGCCAAGCCAGCCGCGAAATCATTTCCTTCCAGCAAACCGGCCGCCAAGCCGGCCAGCACCGCTGGCAAGACCGTGCCCAAGGCCGCCGTGAAGCACGCCCCTGCGCCAGCGGCCAAGCCGGCAGCCAAGGCAGCGCCCAAGGGCACGCCATCGAAACAGCTCGACATGCTGGGCGGCGGCAAAGGCAGCGGCCGCAAGTAAGCCGCGCGCACGGCACTGACGCAGCAAAACAA
This window of the Janthinobacterium agaricidamnosum genome carries:
- a CDS encoding carbohydrate ABC transporter permease translates to MPHTIRKKRHTWLPAVFLTLPLLVLLVLGLVPSIAAINLALQNRVLRYSDSDYVGFANFIRLFGDRRFLNAVQVSAIWEVVTVAGSLLVGVLLAVFLFEKVKGRTRDLLALLLIVPVLLPRVSAAFIWKFMYSPLMGILNWLLECVGMGGTALLSDPATALYAVALVDIWQWGLFFGAVILKLLETLPAEPLEAARLDYASTLQVYAYIALPMLKVPIMSLVFIKMVESLRSFDLIYVMTKGGPGISTETLDMYAYAQGIGLMGKVSYASSMAVLMMLATTVIFTLLWKRVAKWEN
- a CDS encoding GNAT family N-acetyltransferase; its protein translation is MKEIDIRPANEADFDAMWPIFQTLVAGGDTYTFPAGTTREECHAYWFGPGVQSFVAVMGSERLLGMYKLVANQPGHGSHVANASFMVDPAAQGVGVGRLMGVHCMEEARRAGYLAMQFNFVVSTNLAAVTLWKKLGFTVVATLPLAYRHAQLGYVDAYVMYQLLTDPMQWPA
- a CDS encoding amidohydrolase family protein, encoding MDLVIRNASLPDGRRAIDIAIEGGRIAAVGPALPVTGVQEIDAAGDLVTPPFVDAHFHMDATLSYGLPRVNASGTLLEGIALWGELKPQLTQDALVERALQYCDWAVARGLLAIRSHVDICDPRLLAVEALLDVKRQVAPYLDLQLVAFPQDGILRSPGAFDNLKRAIAMGVDVVGGIPHFERTMADGAESVRLLCEFACERGLMVDMHCDESDDPLSRHIETLAFHSQRLGLQGRVTGSHLTSMHSMDNYYVSKLLPLIREAGVAAIANPLINITLQARHDTYPKRRGMTRVPEMLAAGIPVAFGHDCVMDPWYSLGSGDMLEVAHMGLHVAQMTGQQAMHECFLAVTETPAAILGLDGYGIAPGCHADLLILDCGSTVEALRLRAARRLVLRRGKVVSEAPRAQSRLHLPGRPESVNFRLGR
- a CDS encoding GNAT family N-acetyltransferase codes for the protein MTEPIIVIETPRLRLRTATLDDAAFYMELVNDPSWIANIGQRNIDTLEASRAALESGPMAQFREHGYSLYIVERRSDGAPVGMAGLVRRDSLPGPDIGYAMRPAYWGQGYAWEATAAIVRQAQHVLRLPTLYGITSLQNQASINLLNKLGLRFERFTRRQPDGKDTNVYRRDFRLD
- the phaP gene encoding TIGR01841 family phasin (Members of this family are phasins (small proteins associated with inclusions such as PHA granules). Note that several different families of phasins have been named PhaP despite very little sequence similarity to each other.) — translated: MFPLPEQFSSAAKSQLESQLQIFSLLTSKVFESAEKIIALNLNAGKAAISQTAETAQHLLVTQDPRDFFSYSTSQAQPSIESVLAYSRQLFGIASGTQAELLATAKARLDAAAPAAATAPAPAAAKPVLAVAAPAPAAAPAAAPAPAPAAAPSPVAAKPAEVAKPAAAPAAKPEAAPAKAAEKVADKPAAKAVEAKPAAKPAAKPEAAKHAAAPAAAPAKAAAPAPAKPAAKSFPSSKPAAKPASTAGKTVPKAAVKHAPAPAAKPAAKAAPKGTPSKQLDMLGGGKGSGRK
- a CDS encoding carbohydrate ABC transporter permease, producing MGKLTLTRGVGAVTTTAITTVIILVALFPILWAVLNSFKELMDIVTPVPRFFFSPTLANYQQVLASPEVLTGLGNSVAIVGVAVLLGAVLGVPAAYAIARYPIPAKKDIQFFLLSLRFLPPVAVAIPLISIWIDLGLYDSRLSMVVTYLLVTLSTIIWLSIPAFARIPKEIEEAAALDGYGPYQVFWHVALPVASKTLMGGIVFSFVLVWNELMIALALTSSKSMTLPVVASAFTSMGQEVPWGVVNASTVLLALPPLLFVGILGRLLNSMLKHK
- a CDS encoding ABC transporter substrate-binding protein, whose amino-acid sequence is MSAACASMPAASAQSCSVPVLKVLAQKSLGLTVMEKTLAEYEKKNGTKVQISYFGENDRRSKARLDASTKAGSYQIYYIDEANVAEFATAGWVVPLLKYLPKDADYDDFLPGRRAVASYKGVAYFAPLIGGSDFLFYRRDLLEKAGIAVPKTLDELVAAVKKLNNPPNVYGWAARGQRGSGMNVWRWAPFMLAAGGKWENNGVPAFNSPQAVKATTLYRELFKYSPPGGATYDWSNALEAFRSGKVAFMIESTPFADWMEDPKKSSVVDKVGYARPPSPLPSAAYGHGLAISATGAKDECTRQAAGKFIAWATGKEQEQARLKDNVFSDYNRSSTIASEYFRKHVKPQIQAGLTDTTPVSRVTIWPSPEWPDIGDNLGVVLEEVFTGTRGDVQSALDEANEYAAEVMQRASKRK